Proteins from one Vicia villosa cultivar HV-30 ecotype Madison, WI unplaced genomic scaffold, Vvil1.0 ctg.000540F_1_1, whole genome shotgun sequence genomic window:
- the LOC131629258 gene encoding uncharacterized protein LOC131629258 has product MSSIPPSSSKTTRNIPPSSTCKEDVRFCMRPSKSNYVKIRLHHRGQLVESPCKWYVNGLVSELDWEWDTDYMSYMDLEASIKDEGYINIKCRRWDLTGRVISTTSTPI; this is encoded by the exons ATGAGCAGCAttccaccatcatcatcaaagacGACGCGCAACATTCCACCATCATCAACTTGCAAAGAGGATGTTCGTTTCTGTATGAG ACCATCTAAAAGCAACTACGTTAAGATAAGGCTTCATCATAGGGGACAGTTAGTAGAGAGTCCATGTAAATGGTATGTTAATGGTTTGGTGTCTGAACTGGATTGGGAATGGGATACGGACTACATGTCGTACATGGATTTAGAAGCTTCGATTAAGGATGAGGGATATATAAATATCAAATGTAGGAGATGGGATTTAACTGGAAGAGTAATTTCAACAACATCTACTCCCATATAA